A portion of the Abyssisolibacter fermentans genome contains these proteins:
- a CDS encoding HAD family hydrolase, whose amino-acid sequence MSYVAAFFDIDGTLYRNSLMIQHFKKLIKYEVIDPSRWYDHVKNTYSKWESRYGDFEEYLEELAAVYVDALKGVNKEHIDFIASQVIKVNGDKVYRYARTRIQWHKNRGDKVFFISGSPDFLVDKMGKKYGVTECRGSKYIVDENYNFTGEIVKMWDSENKQKMLDTFVKQYNIDLHNSYSYGDTTGDISMLKMVGNPIAINPNKELLTFIKNDKELYNKIQVIVERKDIIYKLGADVQTIND is encoded by the coding sequence ATGTCTTATGTTGCAGCTTTTTTTGATATTGACGGAACATTATATAGAAATTCATTGATGATACAACACTTTAAAAAATTGATAAAATACGAAGTAATAGATCCATCAAGATGGTATGACCATGTAAAAAATACTTATTCAAAATGGGAAAGCAGATATGGAGACTTTGAAGAATATCTTGAGGAACTTGCAGCAGTTTATGTAGATGCATTAAAAGGTGTAAACAAAGAACATATTGATTTCATAGCGAGCCAAGTAATAAAAGTAAATGGGGACAAAGTATACAGATATGCCAGAACTAGAATACAGTGGCATAAAAATAGGGGAGACAAAGTGTTTTTTATCTCAGGGAGTCCTGATTTTTTAGTTGATAAGATGGGGAAAAAATATGGCGTTACAGAATGTAGAGGTAGTAAATATATTGTTGATGAGAACTATAATTTCACGGGAGAAATAGTGAAAATGTGGGATTCGGAAAACAAACAAAAAATGCTAGATACTTTTGTTAAGCAATATAACATAGATTTGCATAATAGTTATTCATATGGAGATACTACAGGTGACATATCAATGCTTAAAATGGTAGGGAATCCTATTGCTATAAATCCAAATAAAGAACTTCTTACTTTTATAAAAAATGATAAAGAGCTTTATAACAAGATTCAAGTAATTGTTGAGAGAAAAGATATAATTTATAAGCTTGGTGCAGACGTACAAACTATAAATGATTAA
- a CDS encoding D-glycero-alpha-D-manno-heptose-1,7-bisphosphate 7-phosphatase: protein MTRALFLDRDGVINDNKRPVNKPQDLIIYDNVKNGLQRANENGYDIFVVTNQGGIELGFMTHSDLKEVHAEMVRQLKPYCTIKDIMYCPDYHRKSKYRKPEPGMLLELRDKYSIDMNQSWMIGDMETDITAGKRAGCKTAKIGKRSKQADINGSNLEEVVNKILEM from the coding sequence ATGACAAGAGCGTTGTTTTTAGATAGAGATGGGGTTATAAATGATAATAAAAGACCAGTTAATAAACCTCAAGATTTAATAATATATGATAATGTAAAAAATGGACTCCAAAGAGCCAATGAAAATGGGTATGATATTTTTGTAGTTACTAATCAAGGAGGAATTGAGCTAGGTTTTATGACACATTCTGATTTAAAAGAAGTACATGCTGAAATGGTTAGACAATTAAAGCCATATTGCACAATCAAAGATATAATGTATTGTCCTGATTATCATAGAAAATCTAAATATAGGAAACCAGAGCCTGGAATGTTACTAGAATTACGTGATAAGTATTCTATTGATATGAATCAAAGTTGGATGATAGGAGATATGGAAACGGACATAACTGCTGGTAAAAGGGCAGGATGTAAAACAGCTAAAATTGGGAAGAGGAGTAAACAAGCTGATATAAATGGATCAAATTTGGAAGAGGTAGTAAATAAAATTTTAGAGATGTAA
- a CDS encoding ABC transporter permease → MSFLKMIFKDLKIALFEKDIMLLLVIAPIFLTLLFGGVYMNSYIEDIPVAILDEDNTSLSRMIVQQFNDDDKFNVTYHVDSRDELKELIDSRKIHMGVYVPPNFSKDVMTLKSSEVMILVDGSNMVIGNNAYAQAVSIIQTISAGTQIKLIEAKGIVPNQSYNVAMPFQFADRMLYDPKMTYMNYLIIGFIGVFLQQIMMSSVGISIVRNGEDIASKKTFIKLLSKIIALSIYALSSISLSIYLANRVFNAPIHGSMMVAILMSLVFIFAISCPAIILASIIKDRLKFAQISFMLSLPTFACSGYLWTIDQLPEPMVIVSKILWPLIYYVRSFDEVIIKGLSFEIVKGNIIQMLIYILVWMPIAIFILKKRYKSKETVSKAV, encoded by the coding sequence ATGTCATTTCTTAAGATGATATTTAAAGATTTAAAAATAGCACTATTTGAAAAAGATATAATGTTATTACTTGTAATTGCACCAATATTTTTAACTCTTCTTTTTGGAGGAGTATATATGAACAGTTATATCGAAGATATTCCAGTTGCTATACTGGATGAGGATAATACAAGCTTAAGTAGAATGATCGTTCAACAGTTTAATGATGATGATAAATTCAATGTAACATATCATGTAGATTCTAGAGATGAACTCAAAGAATTGATTGATTCAAGAAAAATTCATATGGGTGTCTATGTACCCCCCAATTTTTCTAAAGACGTGATGACGTTAAAGTCTTCAGAAGTAATGATTCTCGTTGATGGATCAAATATGGTTATTGGAAATAATGCTTATGCACAAGCTGTCAGCATCATACAAACTATTTCAGCTGGAACTCAGATAAAATTAATTGAAGCTAAGGGAATAGTACCTAATCAATCATATAATGTAGCAATGCCCTTTCAATTTGCAGACAGAATGTTATATGATCCAAAGATGACTTATATGAACTATCTGATTATCGGATTTATAGGTGTATTCCTACAACAAATAATGATGTCAAGTGTCGGAATAAGTATCGTAAGAAACGGAGAAGATATAGCCAGTAAAAAAACTTTTATCAAACTATTATCAAAGATAATTGCATTATCTATCTATGCACTATCTTCAATATCTCTATCTATTTATTTAGCTAATAGAGTGTTTAACGCACCAATACATGGGAGTATGATGGTTGCAATATTGATGTCCTTAGTTTTTATATTTGCAATAAGCTGTCCAGCTATAATATTAGCATCTATAATAAAAGATAGATTGAAGTTTGCACAAATTTCTTTTATGCTGTCATTGCCAACTTTTGCGTGCAGTGGTTACTTATGGACAATTGACCAATTGCCTGAGCCTATGGTAATAGTGTCTAAAATTTTGTGGCCGCTTATATACTATGTAAGATCTTTTGATGAAGTCATTATAAAAGGATTGAGCTTTGAAATTGTAAAAGGTAATATAATTCAAATGCTTATATACATCTTGGTATGGATGCCTATAGCTATATTTATATTGAAAAAAAGATATAAATCAAAAGAGACTGTAAGCAAAGCTGTATAA
- a CDS encoding ABC transporter permease, with protein MINSLLKTIKREFNIMARGKMIFIVIFIIPLLTNLLLGYQFSKDIINKVPMAVYDGDNSSLSRMIIEQFSENEMFDIEYYLEDSNDMKKLIDDSKIRVGMIIPKDFSKDVMGAESPSILMVYDGSHMPIAAATKKSASEILLSLKTGVFMKLIKAKLDLPADVAEKIALSIKFSSRTLYNPAGSYKNFLNIGLGTAIVQSAIAIMTASAIRRSEIEKKKRKKLGYILGKVLFYGILGCLSLILNIYVQYKLFKVPLRGKFFDATILSLVLAFAVSAFGLMISSWIKDHMLSTLINAVIFIPNTIMIGYTWPVLSMPRPYQVAANFYPFYHFADNLRDLCLKGLSITKMNGDIMWFVKFTLIALVIALLGVLIIKAPEHSEKISPSEEGTENVIS; from the coding sequence ATGATAAATAGTTTATTAAAAACGATAAAAAGAGAATTTAACATCATGGCAAGAGGAAAGATGATATTTATTGTTATATTTATCATTCCTCTGCTCACAAACTTGTTACTTGGCTATCAGTTCAGTAAAGATATAATAAATAAAGTACCAATGGCAGTCTATGATGGTGATAATTCATCTTTAAGTAGAATGATAATAGAGCAGTTTAGTGAAAATGAAATGTTTGACATTGAGTACTACTTAGAAGATTCAAATGATATGAAAAAGTTAATAGATGATAGTAAGATTAGAGTAGGTATGATTATACCTAAGGACTTCAGTAAAGATGTAATGGGTGCAGAATCTCCAAGTATACTAATGGTTTATGATGGAAGTCATATGCCAATAGCAGCTGCTACAAAAAAGAGCGCTTCTGAAATATTACTATCTTTAAAAACTGGTGTTTTCATGAAACTTATAAAAGCAAAACTTGATCTTCCAGCTGACGTGGCTGAGAAAATAGCTTTATCTATTAAATTCAGTAGCAGAACACTTTATAATCCTGCAGGAAGCTATAAAAATTTCTTGAATATAGGACTCGGCACCGCCATAGTACAATCAGCTATTGCAATCATGACAGCATCTGCAATAAGAAGATCCGAAATCGAAAAGAAAAAAAGAAAAAAATTAGGATATATATTAGGGAAGGTCTTATTCTATGGAATTTTAGGCTGTCTTTCACTTATATTAAATATATACGTGCAGTACAAGTTATTTAAAGTACCATTACGGGGCAAATTCTTTGATGCAACAATACTTAGTTTAGTTCTTGCATTTGCTGTGTCCGCGTTTGGATTAATGATTTCAAGCTGGATCAAAGATCATATGCTTTCAACTTTAATAAATGCGGTTATATTTATACCAAACACAATAATGATTGGTTATACATGGCCTGTTTTATCTATGCCTAGACCATATCAAGTAGCAGCTAATTTTTATCCCTTTTATCATTTTGCAGACAATCTAAGAGATTTATGTTTAAAAGGACTATCGATTACTAAAATGAATGGAGATATAATGTGGTTTGTAAAATTCACATTAATAGCATTAGTTATTGCATTATTAGGTGTTTTAATAATAAAAGCACCAGAACATAGCGAAAAGATTTCTCCAAGTGAGGAGGGAACAGAAAATGTCATTTCTTAA
- a CDS encoding HlyD family secretion protein, producing the protein MKKYKIYTAIIMCSLMLVMTGCSASLTTENGSMKVFNEEEGLVAQGVIEAKEVSINSKIPGRVKKLLIEEGMDIKADSPLVEISSDELMAKKEQALALVKAAEAAHEAAKGQTVAAKSLLTKAQNGARDQEIAQAQAAYDLMSSTYSRVEKLYEKGAVSQQKKEEVATQLEIAKQTLSMAKEGARSEDISSAEALVTQALSMEQAAQGKLEQANGGLQEVEAYLNDTNIKAPINGVVTEINADEGELVSTGMSIATVTDLQNTWVEVKVKETDLQKISLGQEVNIKIPSYSNDVFKGSVVRINQKPDFATKRATNDNGSFDIISFGVKIKIDNNEKTLRPGMTAFVQFIK; encoded by the coding sequence ATGAAAAAATATAAAATATATACAGCTATAATTATGTGTTCTTTGATGCTTGTTATGACAGGTTGTAGTGCTAGTTTAACTACAGAAAATGGAAGTATGAAAGTTTTTAATGAAGAAGAAGGATTAGTAGCACAGGGAGTTATCGAAGCAAAAGAAGTAAGTATAAACAGTAAAATACCTGGTAGAGTTAAAAAGCTTCTAATAGAAGAAGGTATGGACATAAAAGCAGATAGTCCATTAGTTGAAATATCAAGTGATGAGTTGATGGCTAAAAAAGAACAAGCTCTTGCTCTTGTAAAAGCAGCTGAAGCAGCACATGAAGCAGCAAAAGGACAAACTGTAGCAGCCAAATCTCTATTAACAAAAGCTCAAAATGGTGCTAGAGATCAAGAAATAGCTCAAGCTCAAGCAGCTTATGATCTTATGTCCTCTACATATTCAAGAGTTGAAAAACTATACGAAAAAGGTGCAGTTTCTCAGCAGAAAAAAGAAGAAGTAGCTACACAATTAGAAATAGCTAAACAAACCCTAAGTATGGCAAAAGAAGGAGCACGAAGTGAAGATATCAGCAGTGCTGAAGCATTAGTTACTCAAGCATTATCAATGGAACAGGCTGCTCAAGGTAAGCTTGAACAAGCAAATGGAGGTCTTCAAGAAGTAGAGGCCTACTTAAATGATACTAATATTAAAGCTCCTATTAACGGTGTTGTAACTGAAATAAATGCAGATGAAGGTGAATTAGTTTCTACTGGTATGTCAATAGCTACAGTAACTGATTTACAAAATACATGGGTTGAAGTTAAAGTAAAAGAAACTGATTTACAAAAAATATCATTAGGACAAGAAGTAAATATAAAAATTCCTAGTTATTCAAATGATGTTTTCAAAGGCAGTGTTGTTAGAATCAATCAAAAACCTGATTTTGCAACAAAAAGAGCTACCAATGACAATGGAAGCTTTGATATTATTTCATTTGGAGTAAAAATAAAAATAGATAATAATGAGAAAACATTAAGACCAGGAATGACGGCCTTTGTTCAGTTTATTAAATAA
- a CDS encoding TolC family protein — protein sequence MNFKKVISPILISLLMFNVAFASNDAALKTTVETIEKTPVVEKNLSITIEEAVNIGLENSIDLKMVKNEIDMSALKQDRADRISKKLEDGDDKIKKGSSEINKNQKLLNAKKQELAYAEALINAENEEDKKIITEDGKVIPLKNYGENASYVETEYRKKLENKKDELIANEAILDSAKASLDSGKTTLSDSLKEAGLSISENLNLGDLDSYNVDATSNLMTTMADVAYDVTSASFDIYKNQIAMLIQKNYYDVLKAQKIVEMKEKAMERAKKQFQFAKDSYEVGMKAKDDMLLGDVYYKSTQLELTKAKGDLENALVELKKNMNIPLETKLVLTDVLIDEKEIPDLEEGLKSGLANRLELKKTLGQMTIYDLNFEKAKGKYPDITYQYKEANLLKEKSHLEYAKAYSMVESSINQSYETLMTVGNMMDTAKAMVEKAKESVEIAEYKYKEGFSTENSLLKKLDLESAAGTIVEVLAAEENLSNVEEKVVEIMYNYNLAKVKYYNDTGKFIY from the coding sequence ATGAATTTTAAAAAAGTAATATCACCCATACTAATTTCACTACTAATGTTTAATGTAGCCTTTGCATCTAATGACGCTGCATTAAAGACTACTGTAGAAACCATTGAAAAAACTCCTGTAGTAGAGAAAAATTTATCTATCACTATAGAAGAAGCTGTTAATATTGGACTTGAAAACAGCATAGACTTAAAAATGGTGAAAAACGAAATTGATATGAGTGCTCTTAAGCAGGATCGAGCTGATAGGATAAGTAAAAAGCTTGAGGATGGAGATGACAAGATTAAAAAAGGTAGTAGTGAGATAAATAAAAATCAAAAGTTGCTAAATGCTAAAAAGCAAGAATTAGCTTACGCAGAAGCATTAATAAATGCTGAAAATGAAGAGGATAAAAAAATAATTACTGAAGATGGTAAAGTAATTCCATTAAAAAATTATGGAGAAAATGCTTCTTATGTAGAAACAGAATATAGAAAAAAACTTGAAAATAAAAAAGATGAGCTAATAGCAAATGAAGCAATACTTGACAGTGCCAAAGCTTCTCTAGATTCAGGAAAAACAACATTATCTGATTCTCTAAAAGAAGCAGGATTATCAATATCAGAAAACCTAAACCTAGGAGATTTAGACTCATATAATGTTGATGCTACTTCTAATTTAATGACTACTATGGCAGATGTAGCTTATGATGTAACAAGTGCTTCTTTTGATATATACAAGAATCAAATTGCAATGCTTATACAAAAGAACTATTATGATGTACTAAAAGCTCAAAAAATAGTTGAAATGAAAGAAAAAGCAATGGAAAGAGCTAAAAAACAGTTTCAGTTTGCTAAGGACAGCTATGAAGTAGGTATGAAAGCAAAGGATGACATGCTACTTGGAGATGTTTATTACAAAAGCACTCAATTAGAATTAACAAAAGCAAAAGGCGACCTTGAAAACGCCCTAGTTGAACTTAAGAAAAATATGAATATTCCACTAGAAACAAAACTTGTATTAACTGATGTCTTGATAGATGAAAAAGAAATACCTGATTTAGAAGAAGGATTAAAAAGTGGACTTGCTAACAGACTTGAGTTAAAGAAAACTCTAGGACAAATGACAATATATGATTTGAATTTTGAAAAAGCAAAGGGTAAATATCCTGACATCACTTATCAATACAAAGAAGCTAATTTACTTAAAGAAAAATCACACTTAGAGTACGCTAAGGCATATAGTATGGTCGAATCATCTATAAATCAGTCTTATGAAACTCTAATGACTGTTGGAAACATGATGGATACAGCTAAAGCTATGGTAGAAAAAGCAAAAGAAAGTGTTGAAATAGCAGAATACAAGTACAAAGAAGGATTTAGTACTGAAAATAGTCTTCTTAAAAAACTTGACCTTGAATCAGCTGCCGGTACTATAGTAGAAGTACTAGCTGCCGAGGAAAATCTATCTAATGTTGAAGAAAAAGTTGTAGAAATAATGTATAACTATAACTTAGCAAAAGTTAAATATTACAATGATACTGGAAAATTCATTTATTAA
- a CDS encoding MarR family winged helix-turn-helix transcriptional regulator: MSKLKNIFDNYTWIGEVANKVIVEIKKTTEILEEMHNVFFSEFNISSTKFNLMVILYNAPVEGLPLSEIGDQMLVTKANITGLVDRLEKQGYVERIRHSSDRRKIMASITENGRSFTEDVIKKYKIWSKDVLTILDDDDKILLLKLFKKFQTGLINKKISIERSNIHEF; this comes from the coding sequence ATGAGTAAATTAAAGAATATATTTGATAACTATACTTGGATAGGTGAAGTTGCCAATAAGGTAATTGTTGAAATTAAAAAAACAACCGAGATTCTCGAAGAAATGCATAATGTTTTTTTTAGCGAATTTAATATATCCAGTACCAAATTTAATCTTATGGTTATTTTGTACAATGCCCCTGTCGAGGGTTTACCTCTATCTGAAATAGGTGATCAAATGTTGGTTACCAAAGCTAATATAACTGGTCTTGTTGACAGATTAGAAAAACAGGGATATGTAGAGAGAATTAGACATAGCAGTGACAGAAGAAAAATAATGGCATCCATAACCGAAAATGGAAGAAGTTTCACTGAAGATGTAATCAAAAAATATAAAATCTGGTCAAAGGATGTATTAACTATTCTGGATGATGATGATAAAATTTTGCTGCTGAAATTATTCAAAAAGTTTCAGACAGGTTTAATTAATAAGAAAATAAGCATAGAAAGGAGTAATATACATGAATTTTAA
- the ileS gene encoding isoleucine--tRNA ligase: MDKFKQLSNLSVKDTEKGISSYWDDINILQKSIDNREGKDSFIFYEGPPTANGKPGIHHVIARTLKDSVCRYKTMKGYQVKRKAGWDTHGLPVEIEVEKQLKLKDKQDIENYGIAQFNEKCRESVFKYEGLWRQMTKRMAYEVDLDNPYITLDNNYIESVWWILNKFFEEGYIYEGHKILPYCPRCGTGLASHEVAQGYEEIKTNTVIVKFKVKDKDEYFLVWTTTPWTLAANVALTVNPNETYLKVKVEDNVYYVEKNLCNKVVGDDYEVLAEYKGKDLEYMEYEQLMPFVKTDKKAFFVTTADYVTTEDGTGIVHTAPAFGEDDYNTGKRYKLPVLQPVDETGKYVETPWKGQFVMDADLDIIKWLHEEGKLFKKQKIAHNYPHCWRCKTPLLYYAKPSWYIEMTKLKDKLIENNNSVEWYPDYVGEKRFGNWLENLNDWAISRSRYWGTPLNIWRCECGHTTSVGSRKELAERAIEDIDENVELHRPHVDNIHIKCEKCGKTMTRVKDVIDCWFDSGSMPFAQQHYPFENKDIFDKLFPADFICEGIDQTRGWFYSLLAISTFLTGKSPYKRVLVNDLILDKNGKKMSKSKGNTVDPFELFDQYGADALRWYLLYVSPAWTPTKFDEDGLKEVLSKFFGTIKNVYNFFVLYANTDNVDPTSFYIETKDRPELDKWVLSKYNNLLKNVENDLNAYDLTKAVRKIQEFVNEDVSNWYIRRSRRRFWDTELSDDKKAVYNTTYELLVGVAQLVAPFAPYISEEMYRKLTGEESVHLSDYPVVDDSLIDNHIEERMDLVRDLVKLGRASRESVKIKVRQPIQQVLIDGKYEELISDLVPLIMEELNVKEVVFEKDLSKYMNFSLKPNFRVLGPVLGAKIKEFGKVLAKLDSAKAVAALESGETVKVDLSGEEFEFDKDKVLINITSKEGFTVTTENNLFVILDTTLTEELLNEGFAREFISKVQQMRKNNQYEMMDNIKIYYNGDEAVSKAVQEYSKYIMKETLALEIKQVQEENMVKQELNGHTTDIRIEKA; the protein is encoded by the coding sequence ATGGATAAATTCAAGCAATTATCAAATCTGTCTGTCAAAGATACTGAAAAGGGAATTTCATCATATTGGGATGACATAAACATTCTTCAAAAGAGTATTGATAATAGAGAAGGAAAAGATTCTTTTATTTTCTATGAAGGTCCTCCAACAGCTAACGGTAAACCAGGAATACATCATGTTATAGCTAGGACACTAAAGGACTCAGTTTGTAGATATAAGACAATGAAGGGCTATCAAGTTAAAAGAAAAGCAGGATGGGATACACATGGATTACCTGTTGAAATTGAAGTAGAAAAACAGTTAAAGTTAAAAGATAAGCAAGACATTGAAAACTATGGTATAGCTCAGTTTAATGAAAAATGTAGAGAATCAGTATTTAAATATGAAGGTTTATGGAGACAAATGACAAAGCGTATGGCTTATGAAGTTGATTTAGATAATCCATATATAACTTTAGACAACAATTATATAGAATCTGTATGGTGGATTCTAAACAAATTTTTTGAAGAAGGGTATATTTACGAAGGTCATAAGATATTACCTTACTGCCCAAGATGTGGTACTGGACTCGCATCTCATGAGGTAGCACAAGGTTATGAAGAGATTAAAACAAATACTGTAATAGTAAAATTCAAAGTTAAAGATAAAGACGAATACTTTTTAGTATGGACAACAACACCTTGGACTTTAGCAGCAAATGTTGCTTTAACAGTAAATCCTAATGAGACTTATTTAAAGGTTAAAGTTGAAGACAATGTATATTATGTAGAGAAAAATTTATGTAATAAAGTTGTTGGAGATGACTATGAAGTATTAGCTGAATATAAAGGTAAAGACTTAGAATATATGGAATATGAGCAATTAATGCCTTTTGTTAAAACTGACAAGAAAGCTTTCTTTGTTACAACAGCTGATTATGTTACAACTGAAGATGGAACTGGTATAGTACACACTGCTCCGGCATTTGGTGAAGATGACTATAATACAGGAAAAAGATATAAATTGCCAGTATTACAACCTGTAGATGAAACAGGTAAATATGTAGAAACACCTTGGAAAGGTCAGTTTGTAATGGATGCTGATTTAGATATTATAAAATGGTTACATGAAGAAGGAAAATTATTTAAAAAACAAAAAATAGCTCATAATTATCCACACTGCTGGAGATGTAAAACACCTTTATTATATTATGCTAAACCTAGCTGGTATATAGAGATGACTAAACTAAAAGATAAGTTAATTGAAAATAATAATTCTGTAGAGTGGTATCCAGATTATGTAGGAGAAAAAAGATTTGGAAACTGGTTAGAAAATTTAAATGACTGGGCTATTTCAAGAAGTAGATATTGGGGAACACCACTTAATATTTGGCGTTGTGAATGTGGTCATACTACTAGCGTAGGTTCAAGAAAAGAATTAGCAGAAAGAGCTATAGAAGATATAGATGAAAATGTTGAACTACACAGACCACATGTTGATAATATTCATATCAAGTGTGAGAAATGTGGAAAAACAATGACAAGAGTTAAAGATGTAATAGATTGTTGGTTTGATAGTGGATCAATGCCATTTGCACAACAGCACTATCCATTTGAAAACAAAGATATCTTTGATAAGCTATTCCCAGCAGATTTTATTTGTGAAGGTATTGACCAAACAAGAGGATGGTTCTATTCATTGCTAGCAATTTCTACGTTTTTAACAGGAAAATCTCCATATAAGAGAGTACTTGTTAATGACTTGATATTAGATAAAAACGGAAAGAAAATGTCCAAATCAAAAGGTAATACGGTAGATCCATTTGAATTATTTGATCAATATGGTGCAGATGCATTAAGATGGTACCTTCTTTATGTATCTCCTGCATGGACACCTACTAAATTTGATGAAGATGGGCTTAAAGAAGTATTAAGTAAGTTCTTTGGAACAATTAAAAATGTATATAATTTCTTTGTACTTTATGCAAATACAGATAATGTAGATCCAACAAGCTTCTATATAGAAACAAAAGATAGACCAGAATTAGATAAGTGGGTTTTGTCTAAGTACAACAATTTATTAAAAAATGTTGAGAATGACCTTAATGCATATGATTTAACTAAAGCTGTTAGAAAAATTCAAGAATTTGTTAATGAAGATGTATCAAATTGGTACATCAGACGTTCAAGAAGAAGATTCTGGGATACTGAATTATCAGATGATAAGAAAGCTGTTTACAATACAACATATGAATTATTAGTAGGAGTTGCACAGCTTGTTGCACCATTTGCACCATATATTTCAGAAGAAATGTATAGAAAATTAACAGGTGAAGAGTCAGTACATTTAAGTGATTATCCTGTAGTAGATGATAGTTTAATAGATAATCATATAGAAGAAAGAATGGATTTAGTAAGAGATTTAGTTAAACTTGGTAGAGCATCAAGAGAATCTGTTAAAATTAAAGTTCGTCAACCAATACAACAAGTACTTATTGATGGTAAATACGAAGAATTAATATCAGATTTAGTACCATTAATAATGGAAGAACTAAATGTAAAAGAAGTTGTATTTGAAAAAGATTTAAGTAAATACATGAACTTTAGTTTAAAACCAAATTTTAGAGTTCTTGGACCTGTATTAGGGGCTAAGATAAAAGAATTTGGCAAAGTGTTAGCTAAGCTTGACTCTGCAAAAGCAGTAGCAGCTTTAGAGAGTGGTGAAACTGTAAAAGTAGACTTGAGCGGTGAAGAGTTTGAATTTGATAAAGATAAAGTTCTTATTAATATAACTTCAAAAGAAGGTTTTACAGTTACTACGGAAAATAATCTATTTGTTATTTTAGATACTACACTTACTGAAGAGTTATTAAATGAAGGTTTTGCAAGAGAGTTTATATCTAAGGTTCAACAGATGAGAAAAAATAATCAATATGAAATGATGGATAACATTAAGATTTATTATAATGGAGATGAAGCTGTATCAAAAGCAGTACAAGAATATAGTAAATATATCATGAAGGAAACTTTAGCACTTGAAATAAAACAAGTTCAAGAAGAAAATATGGTTAAGCAAGAACTTAATGGGCATACAACAGATATAAGAATAGAAAAAGCATAA
- a CDS encoding VOC family protein, which translates to MDYLWDGFIIFLGTENMDLTHKFYSKSLGFASYEENECKIYNIPGGGKIGFTCEINPYQKINPIITLITPYVDSLYTKFKGEGICIKEKPKYCNDKYYFHMLDPNGYTIEIQKKINYSI; encoded by the coding sequence GTGGATTATTTATGGGATGGTTTTATAATATTCCTTGGGACAGAAAATATGGATTTAACACATAAATTTTATTCTAAGAGTTTAGGATTTGCTTCATATGAAGAGAATGAATGTAAGATATATAACATACCAGGTGGTGGTAAAATAGGTTTTACATGTGAAATAAATCCATATCAGAAAATAAATCCTATTATAACACTCATAACTCCATATGTTGATTCTCTATATACAAAATTTAAAGGAGAGGGTATATGTATTAAAGAAAAACCGAAGTATTGTAATGACAAATACTATTTTCATATGCTGGATCCAAATGGTTATACTATTGAAATTCAAAAAAAAATTAATTATAGTATTTAA
- a CDS encoding peroxiredoxin: MDILVGNKAPEFTLRTALGDGSDFGEVSLNNYNGKWLVMFFYPLDFTFIUPTEITGFSKRYNEFKELDAEVLAVSVDSEHSHKAWINGDLGKLNFPLASDITKETSRNYGVLDEELGIALRGLFIISPDKYIKYSVIHDLNVGRSVDETIRVLKALKTGGLCPIDWSEGDELL; this comes from the coding sequence TTGGATATATTAGTTGGAAATAAAGCACCAGAGTTTACTTTAAGAACAGCTTTAGGTGATGGAAGTGATTTTGGTGAAGTATCATTAAACAATTATAATGGTAAATGGTTAGTAATGTTTTTTTATCCTCTAGATTTTACTTTTATTTGACCAACAGAAATTACTGGATTCAGTAAACGATACAATGAATTTAAAGAATTAGATGCAGAAGTGTTGGCAGTAAGTGTAGATAGTGAACATTCACATAAAGCTTGGATAAATGGAGACTTAGGAAAGCTTAATTTTCCACTTGCATCTGATATTACAAAAGAGACATCAAGAAATTATGGAGTTTTAGATGAGGAATTGGGAATAGCTTTAAGAGGGTTGTTTATAATATCTCCAGATAAATATATTAAATATTCTGTAATACACGATTTGAATGTTGGTAGAAGTGTTGATGAAACAATAAGAGTGCTAAAAGCTTTAAAAACAGGCGGATTATGCCCTATTGATTGGAGCGAGGGAGATGAACTATTATAG